In a genomic window of Papilio machaon chromosome 4, ilPapMach1.1, whole genome shotgun sequence:
- the LOC106720140 gene encoding multiple inositol polyphosphate phosphatase 1-like → MLLYSLMFFYIILNSSLSVKIEDISKYLGTRTPYRFKYNKEDSKIKYPHCKDTKIWMVVRHGTRLPSAKDILGMNSVLEDLRHEILLQNRIGKGPLNSEQLDDFEKWYNNLEIEKEKFLTYEGQNEMILLAERTLKRFPNAIKKKYNNNTFEFRYTATQRAQQSARYFTVGLFDKKISQQVVFAPATKIDMVLRFYKHCDKWQKQVKKNSSTYKEQKIFGNSDLMNKTLESVSQRLGLNRTLSLDTVVLMYKICGYETSWRKNHISPWCYGFDKNRAEVLEYYIDLKHYWLDGYGFDLTYRQACILMKNLFERFRGNGANATFLFAHSGTLLKLLTHLELYKPERPLTGESMNKDRAWRASDIDCFASNLAFVLYKCKDGDYVLTLHQERIIKLPMCEKELCPLATLWNYFKDSINECDIGDICRLD, encoded by the exons atgttgttatacagtttaatgttcttttatattatacttaattCATCTTTGAGTGTTAAAATTGAAGacattagtaaatatttaggtACAAGGACCCCATATAGATTCAAGTACAATAAAGAAGattccaaaattaaatatcctC attgCAAGGATACAAAAATATGGATGGTTGTGCGGCATGGTACAAGATTGCCAAGTGCAAAGGACATACTGGGTATGAATAGTGTCCTTGAAGATTTGAGACACGAAATTTTGTTGCAAAATAGAATTGGAAAAG GGCCTCTGAATTCGGAACAGTTAGATGATTTCGAAAAGTGGTATAACAATTTAGaaattgaaaaggaaaagTTTTTGACATATGAAGGGCAGAATGAAATGATACTATTGGCTGAAAGAACACTGAAAAGATTTCCGAATGCCataaagaagaaatataaCAACAATACTTTCGag TTTCGGTACACTGCAACACAAAGGGCCCAGCAAAGTGCAAGATATTTTACAGTTggattatttgataaaaaaatatcacaacaaGTTGTATTTGCTCCAGCTACAAAAATAGACATGGTTCTTCGg ttttataaacACTGTGACAAGTGGCAAAAGCAAGTTAAGAAAAATTCCAGTACATATaaggaacaaaaaatatttggcaatagtgatttaatgaataaaactcTAGAATCCGTATCTCAAAGGCTCGGTCTAAACAGAACATTGAGTTTAG ATACTGTAGTTCTTATGTACAAAATTTGCGGTTACGAAACATCGTGGAGGAAAAATCATATATCCCCTTGGTGTTATGGCTTTGATAAGAATAGAGCTGag GTGTTGGAGTATTACATAGATTTGAAACATTATTGGTTGGACGGCTATGGatttgatttaacatatagaCAGGcttgtattttaatgaaaaatctaTTTGAAAGATTCAG aggcAATGGAGCGAACGCAACGTTTCTTTTCGCCCACTCGGGCACTTTATTAAAGTTGCTAACTCATTTAGAACTGTACAAGCCGGAGCGGCCGCTGACAGGGGAGTCAATGAACAAAGACAGAGCTTGGCGAGCCTCTGATATTGACTGTTTTGCATCTAACTTAGCTTTTGTGCTATAtaa ATGTAAGGATGGTGACTATGTGTTGACACTTCATCAAGAAAGGATTATCAAATTGCCGATGTGTGAAAAAGAGCTATGTCCTTTGGCCACTTTATGGAACTACTTCAAAGATTCAATAAACGAATGTGATATAGGCGATATTTGTAGACTTGATTAG
- the LOC106720213 gene encoding heat shock 70 kDa protein 14: MATAYGIHIGNSSGCLAAYSNGAPAVIANDAGDRVTPAIVALNASEWEIGLPAKSGQPSSKSIIKHNKRLMNCDFTEEDLAYVEASSSCRIQNEEKVVYEFETSETTLCLNPDKIATKIYSKLFTIASHSVGSDGDLKLVLAAPLHWSNASRDRLTKCAELAGFDVLQVISEPAAALLAYNITEDAAEDLNVLVYRLGGSTCDASIVKVSAGFMTVEKNIFRSDLGGQCLTQDLAEYIAQEFKQKWKLDPHESRRAMAKLLHHADNCKHVLSTLNSAHVFIESLLDGVDWSQNVTRARFENIISSRITACIEPAQKAIESFDGKISKIVLCGGSMKIPKLQSAIANLLPEAEVLSGISPDEVIAVGCAFEAGLLLDMPESNLTDINTEVEFLGKDIYMKYLDQTIKLFKEGTAPFSQNITTVDPGEDVKDINFTLHENPDTEEFAAESFNVEKLSKPFTLKATLEQSKISLQVE, translated from the coding sequence ATGGCTACTGCCTACGGAATACATATTGGTAATAGTTCCGGATGTTTAGCTGCATATTCGAATGGTGCACCTGCTGTGATAGCTAACGACGCTGGTGACAGAGTGACTCCTGCGATAGTGGCACTGAATGCTTCAGAGTGGGAAATTGGTCTGCCGGCCAAGTCGGGACAACCGTCATCCAaatctattataaaacataataaacgtCTTATGAATTGTGACTTTACCGAAGAAGATTTAGCATATGTAGAAGCGTCATCATCATGTCGTATACAAAATGAGGAAAAAGTTGTGTATGAGTTTGAGACTAGTGAAACAACTCTTTGTTTAAATCCAGATAAAATAGCTACAAAAATCTACTCGAAACTATTCACTATTGCTAGTCATTCCGTAGGAAGTGATggtgatttaaaattagttttagcAGCACCCCTGCATTGGTCAAATGCTAGTCGAGATAGACTAACAAAATGTGCTGAATTAGCTGGATTTGATGTTCTCCAAGTTATCAGTGAACCAGCTGCTGCATTGTTGGCATATAATATCACTGAAGATGCTGCTGAGGACTTGAATGTCCTAGTTTACAGATTAGGAGGTTCTACTTGTGATGCTTCTATTGTTAAAGTATCAGCGGGATTTATGactgttgaaaaaaatatattccgcTCAGACTTAGGAGGACAATGTTTAACTCAAGACCTTGCAGAGTACATTGCTCAAGAGTTCAAACAAAAATGGAAGTTAGACCCCCATGAAAGTCGTAGAGCGATGGCCAAATTGCTACACCATGCTGATAATTGTAAACATGTGCTGTCTACTCTCAACTCAGCACATGTATTTATTGAGTCTCTCTTAGATGGTGTTGATTGGAGCCAGAATGTAACAAGAGCGAgatttgaaaacattatttcatcGAGGATAACAGCATGCATAGAGCCAGCACAAAAAGCAATTGAAAGTTTTGATggcaaaatttcaaaaattgtgCTGTGTGGTGGAAGTATGAAAATACCAAAATTACAATCTGCAATTGCTAATCTGTTACCAGAGGCTGAAGTTTTATCAGGGATCAGTCCTGATGAAGTTATTGCTGTGGGTTGTGCTTTTGAAGCTGGACTTTTGTTAGATATGCCTGAATCTAACCTTACAGATATTAATACTGAAGTTGAATTTTTGGGTaaagatatttatatgaaatatttagatcaaactattaaattgttcAAAGAGGGAACTGCACCATTCTCTCAGAATATTACAACTGTAGATCCTGGAGAAGATgtaaaagatattaattttacattacatgAAAATCCAGATACTGAAGAATTTGCTGCAGAGTCATTTAATGTTGAAAAACTAAGTAAACCTTTCACATTAAAAGCAACCCTGGAGCAGTCCAAAATTTCATTACAAGTggaataa